The nucleotide window CAGCGCGATGTTGAGGTGTACCGCATTCTCACATCGAAAAAGAGCGCCAATCCGATGGGAATCAGCTTCGGTATTTTCTCGGTTGCGGCATTGCCTGATAACAAACACCAATTCAAATTGGTGGTGCAAAAGCTCGCAGAGGGTGACGATGAGTTTTCAGGCAATCTACGTGTAGATGTCATTGGTTTGCGTGATGGAAAAGAAGCTGTTATTTCATTACATACACTGGCCGTCAACAAAGAGGGCGGTGAGCCATTGGCAGAATCAATTCCTCTGAATTTTAAATTTTTCCAGAATATAGAAACTGAAATCCTGCTGCCCCAAGGGTTTGATCCTGATCGGGTCGAGTTGACAGTAAAGTCCAGCGCCAAACGCAATCCGGTGACTGTCAAAGCAGAACTTGAATGGCCAGAAATCAAATAAAACAGTAAAGGTTAAGGAGTCTCCTGATGGCGTTTTCCAACAATCACACGCTTATTTCACGCGCAACCAGAGTCATTGGAGATTTGTATTTTAGTGGTGAGCTGCAACTGGAGGGCAAAGTGACAGGAAACATCGTCGCAGAAGATGAGAAGGATGCAAAGTTGGTGATCGCTGATACAGGTTTGGTTGAAGGTGAAATTCGTGCGCCTGTCGTGATTGTGAATGGTAAGGTTGTGGGAAATATTTACTCCAGTAAACATTTGGAACTGGCGGCCAAAGGTAACGTAACGGGAACTGTGCATTATCATTCTATAGAAATGGTCAAGGGGGCCCAGTTGAACGGCAGTATGGTCAACAATCAACAAGAGCCTTCGGGAACCATGGATATATCAGCTAAGGCGCAATAGTTGACTGTTTTACTAGGGTAAAGGGATAATAAATCCCGCCCTCAAGGGTTTGGTTGTTTCCGGAGTGTTTATGTCTACCGCTGAAGTCTATATCCCTCAGGTCGTCACCGTGACCGATAGTGCGATTGCCAAGGTCAGGAGTTTGATAGAGGAAGAGGATAATCCGGATCTGAAGTTGCGTGTTTATGTTACAGGAGGGGGTTGTTCTGGTTTCCAGTACGGCTTTACCTTCGATGAGGCCGTGGCTGATGACGATTCTGTTGTTGAGCGTGATGGTGTCAAAGTCGTAGTAGATGCGATGAGTTATCCGTATCTTGTTGGCGCTATTGTGAACTATGAGGAAGGGCTACAAGGCTCCAAATTCGTCATCCAAAATCCTAATGCATCCAGCACCTGCGGCTGCGGCTCGTCCTTCAGTATCTAATTTTCACCATATTGATGTTCGTTGGATTACGCGTAATAAACTCCGCCCAAAATCACTTCCCGATTTGCTCCTGTCACCGCGCGCAAGTTTCCTGACTTGCGATGCATAGTTTGCTGTGCCAGCCAGGCAAAAGCCATTGCTTCTATCCACTGTGGGTCAACACCTAACGCAGAGGTGCTCATCACCGTGCTATTCGTTAATAAATTTGCCAAGCGTTGCATTAAGCGAGTGTTATAAGCACCTCCGCCACAAACGAAAATTTCTTTTTTTGCTGGTGAAAGTTGGTTAATGCTAGTGGCAATAGAGGTGGCGGTTAGCTCTAATAGAGTAGCTTGCACATCCACAGCTGCAGGTTGTGATGGCAGTATGTGCAAATGATTATCTAGCCATGTGCGATTGAAATTCTCCCGTCCAGTGCTTTTAGGGGCAGGCAATGAGAAAAAAGCATCCGACAATAGAAGGTTTAGCAACTCAGGGTTAACGCTCCCTGTTGATGCCCAGTCTCCATTTGCATCGTAAGATTTATTAAGATGCGTTTGCACCCAGTTATCCATCAGGACATTTCCCGGGCCGGTATCAAAGCCGGATGTTTTTCCTTCGGCTGGAAGCCAGGTGATATTAGCCATCCCTCCAATATTCAGGATAACCCTGTCATGCTTCTGGCTTTTAAATACGGCCTGATGAAAGGCCGGTACTAGTGGAGCTCCTTGCCCTCCAGCGGCCATATCCCTGCGGCGAAAGTCTGCCACCGTTGTTATTCCTGTTAGCTCTGCAATGAGATTGGGATCCCCAATCTGCAAAGTAAATGTTCCTTGGATTGAGCCTGGCGGCCGATGACGGATGGTTTGGCCGTGGCTGCCAATAGCTACAACATCGTGATTAGCAATTTTGGCCTTGCTGAGTAAGTCGAGGCTTGCTTGGGCAAATAGTTGTCCAAGTTCAGTATCCAAAGCGCACATGCGATCTATCTCATTTTCATCAGGCAATGAGAGTGCATGTATCTGTTGTTGTATCTTATAAGGAAGAGGAAGGCTGTGCTGGGCAATTAACTTTGGTGAGAATTGTAAATCTACCAATGCGACATCTATAGCATCAGCGCTGGTGCCAGACATCAAACCTATATAAAGCTGGCGTTGTGTCATGTGGAGTTTCTGTATTAATTACTGCTATCAGTTTTAGCCACAGCCAAACGGTTGGATGATTTGTATTGATCCAATTTCGCGATAAGTGGACGTGTGGTTTCGTTAAAGCGAGCCAACTCGGATTTTTCTATGCCAATCGATTTCGGCAGTGGAACTGTTACAGGGTTACGCACTTGCCCATTAACATGGAACTCATAGTGCAAATGAGGCCCGGAAGCTAATCCAGTAGAGCCAACGTAGCCGATAACATCGCCTTGGCTTACACGAGCGCCTGTTTTCATTCCTTTAGCAAAACCGTTCATGTGACCGTAAAGTGTTTCAATACCTTGACCGTGTTGGATCACAATACAGTTGCCATAGCCACCTTTACGGCCAGCGAAAGCAATTTTCCCATTGCCTGTCGCTCGTATGGGGGTGCCGCGAACTGCTGCGTAGTCAGTGCCTTTGTGTGCGCGAATAATATGTAGCACGGGATGTTTGCGGTTTAGACTGAAGTGCGAACTTATGCGGGCAAATTCGATAGGGGTGCGCAAAAACGCTTTATGCATCCCACGGCCATCTGGAGTGTAGTAATTGCTTGAGCCATCTTTTGATGTATAGCGAACGGCTTTAAACGTTTTTCCGTTATTGGTGAACTCTGCTGCAAGTATTTTACCTGTGCCAATACGTTTACCATCAAGGAATTGTTCTTCATACATCACCTTGAAGTTATCGCCTTTTTGAATGTCCAGAGCGAAATCGATGTCCCAGCCAAAAATATTGGCCAGCTCCATGGTTAAATTACTCGGCATTCCTGCGCGCTTGCCTGCCATGTAAAGTGAGCTATCAATCGATCCTTGGCGAAATGCGTATTTAACATCCGGCTTTAAATTAACTTCCTTACCTGTAAAACCTTTGGTGCCACGCTCGAAACTCAAGCTATTGAGGTTATCGATAACGTAATTCAATCCTTGTAGTTGTCCGTTCTCAACCAAGAATGACATTTTTTGACCAGCGCGAATATTGCGAAGGTCTTTTGCATCTTTGGCATCACTAAATAATTCATAAATAGCGCGATCAGTTAAACCGGCACGCTTGAATAGAATAGACAGGTTGTCACCATTTTGGATGGTGAACTCTTTCCACTGGGGAATTTCAGGTTGGCGTTGAGCTGGTTTGCTTGTGTCTGTTTGGGCTGCGACGTTCTGGATTATTGTTTCTACTGCAGGAACTGCTATAGGAGTGGCTTGAGTATCTATGCCTTGAATTTCGAGACCTGGAATATTTTTGCTTGGTATGCTGGCTGTTTCTGTATTGCTATGTTGTTCACTGGCTAAAACGATTACTAAAACAAAAGATAAAGCGACGGCCACTGCGAAGTGCTCGCGTGGTACATATT belongs to Cellvibrio sp. pealriver and includes:
- a CDS encoding DUF6776 family protein, which gives rise to MNSSKAKVKGSPVYRMKVVPHRPLKNVLVILALSLLVAIALAATYYYAQHKTSHALLSPEEAQSLRAQLEKLTQELGDSKRELAKYQLNAEVDRQAGEDLRKRVLELREEKAALQRDVEVYRILTSKKSANPMGISFGIFSVAALPDNKHQFKLVVQKLAEGDDEFSGNLRVDVIGLRDGKEAVISLHTLAVNKEGGEPLAESIPLNFKFFQNIETEILLPQGFDPDRVELTVKSSAKRNPVTVKAELEWPEIK
- a CDS encoding polymer-forming cytoskeletal protein; this encodes MAFSNNHTLISRATRVIGDLYFSGELQLEGKVTGNIVAEDEKDAKLVIADTGLVEGEIRAPVVIVNGKVVGNIYSSKHLELAAKGNVTGTVHYHSIEMVKGAQLNGSMVNNQQEPSGTMDISAKAQ
- the erpA gene encoding iron-sulfur cluster insertion protein ErpA, which gives rise to MSTAEVYIPQVVTVTDSAIAKVRSLIEEEDNPDLKLRVYVTGGGCSGFQYGFTFDEAVADDDSVVERDGVKVVVDAMSYPYLVGAIVNYEEGLQGSKFVIQNPNASSTCGCGSSFSI
- a CDS encoding anhydro-N-acetylmuramic acid kinase is translated as MTQRQLYIGLMSGTSADAIDVALVDLQFSPKLIAQHSLPLPYKIQQQIHALSLPDENEIDRMCALDTELGQLFAQASLDLLSKAKIANHDVVAIGSHGQTIRHRPPGSIQGTFTLQIGDPNLIAELTGITTVADFRRRDMAAGGQGAPLVPAFHQAVFKSQKHDRVILNIGGMANITWLPAEGKTSGFDTGPGNVLMDNWVQTHLNKSYDANGDWASTGSVNPELLNLLLSDAFFSLPAPKSTGRENFNRTWLDNHLHILPSQPAAVDVQATLLELTATSIATSINQLSPAKKEIFVCGGGAYNTRLMQRLANLLTNSTVMSTSALGVDPQWIEAMAFAWLAQQTMHRKSGNLRAVTGANREVILGGVYYA
- a CDS encoding peptidoglycan DD-metalloendopeptidase family protein; translation: MLTIKNYYHIARSTLFQYVPREHFAVAVALSFVLVIVLASEQHSNTETASIPSKNIPGLEIQGIDTQATPIAVPAVETIIQNVAAQTDTSKPAQRQPEIPQWKEFTIQNGDNLSILFKRAGLTDRAIYELFSDAKDAKDLRNIRAGQKMSFLVENGQLQGLNYVIDNLNSLSFERGTKGFTGKEVNLKPDVKYAFRQGSIDSSLYMAGKRAGMPSNLTMELANIFGWDIDFALDIQKGDNFKVMYEEQFLDGKRIGTGKILAAEFTNNGKTFKAVRYTSKDGSSNYYTPDGRGMHKAFLRTPIEFARISSHFSLNRKHPVLHIIRAHKGTDYAAVRGTPIRATGNGKIAFAGRKGGYGNCIVIQHGQGIETLYGHMNGFAKGMKTGARVSQGDVIGYVGSTGLASGPHLHYEFHVNGQVRNPVTVPLPKSIGIEKSELARFNETTRPLIAKLDQYKSSNRLAVAKTDSSN